CTTGCCATCAAAAAACTGCTTCTGAAAATACCAGCAGGGTCCCCACGAGAGTACACACCCAACGTTGAGGTCTTCTCCGAGAATGTGCCGCATCATATCTTCAGGCGTAACCCCCTCGGTGGGACTTTCATAGTGTGAGCAACCCGCTGCGTGTACATGATGGTCGCCGGAACGCCAACCCTCCGCAGCGATATGGATCCATCTTTCGAGATGAAATGTCTCTTGATGCGTTTCGGCATTCGGAACAGTAATGGTTTGCGTCTTTATCTTATACTCTGGTCCGCGTGTGTATTCGACAGTATAGTCGCCCGGCGGTAAGAGGACGGATTCGCCACTGTGCCGATAGATTTGGTTATGGAAGAAGAAATCGGGTGCGAGTCGCCGTCCGCGCGATGGATATACCCGATTCAGTGTATCACGAATGATAAAAGCAGCGGTTGTCGGTTTTCCGTCAAAGTCCAATACCTCCAGTGTTACCTCCACCGCTGGCACACAGTTGAATAGGATCGGCACTTCGCTGCGGAATCCGATGTCTTGGGTCCCCTGACCGACGTTGAAACCGAACATCGCCTCTCGTTTGCCTGTATCGCGACTGTAGAGTTGAACAATACGATATTCCAGTTCCAATCCGGAAAGACTTGGTTTCAAGGGTGGGTTCGCATAGATATCAATATCAAGGAACCGATGCGGAATTTCGCTTTTCGGGACGGTCGTCTCTGGGTCAGGACTTCCGCTGGAACGCTTATACAGCGGCGCAGCATTCGCGCTCTCTGCTGCCAAAGGTGCCGTCACACCCGCCTCGTTGTGAACTTTTACTAAAAAAGTGCGCCACCCCTGTTGCATCAGTTCCTTATTGACCGGACCTTCCTTAACTTTCACACGGCTCTCAGGATTGATATTGACACCAGCCAAACAGTGCGGATCAAGAATTTTTTGAATGTCAGCAATGGCTTGTTGGTGGTCTTCGGAAATCAAGGCTTTTTTAATTGCTGAAAGGTCATCTTCAGACAGGGGCGAGCCGAGGTAATCCAACGCTTCAATGAGTCGTTGGGTTGCTGCTGCTAAAGGTTGAAATTCCACTTCAGTGACGAGATTCAGTTCATCGGTGAAACCTGCGGAAATAAAAACTGAGAGCAGCATCCAACCGATAAGTAGGAAACGAAATTGGCTGTTAGCTCCTATTTGCATGATAGTGTTATATCGATTTGTCGTCCGTTGCATGGGGCATTCCTCCTAACCGCTGGAGAGGTTGTTTTTGACGCAATTTTAAACTCACTAACACTATAACCTATCATAATGTGGAGCGGATGTCAAGCGGT
This genomic window from Candidatus Poribacteria bacterium contains:
- a CDS encoding CehA/McbA family metallohydrolase, with the translated sequence MQRTTNRYNTIMQIGANSQFRFLLIGWMLLSVFISAGFTDELNLVTEVEFQPLAAATQRLIEALDYLGSPLSEDDLSAIKKALISEDHQQAIADIQKILDPHCLAGVNINPESRVKVKEGPVNKELMQQGWRTFLVKVHNEAGVTAPLAAESANAAPLYKRSSGSPDPETTVPKSEIPHRFLDIDIYANPPLKPSLSGLELEYRIVQLYSRDTGKREAMFGFNVGQGTQDIGFRSEVPILFNCVPAVEVTLEVLDFDGKPTTAAFIIRDTLNRVYPSRGRRLAPDFFFHNQIYRHSGESVLLPPGDYTVEYTRGPEYKIKTQTITVPNAETHQETFHLERWIHIAAEGWRSGDHHVHAAGCSHYESPTEGVTPEDMMRHILGEDLNVGCVLSWGPCWYFQKQFFDGKVHELSTDDYVMRYDVEVSGFPSSHAGHLSLLALTEDDYRGTERIEEWPSWDLPVLQWAKEQGAVTGFSHSGWGLKVDGDELPNYNMPPFDGIGANEYIVDVVHDAVDFISTVDTPAVWELNIWYHTLNCGFRTRISGETDFPCIYGERVGLGRIYVKMPAGPLNFDAWAAGLKDGRSYVGDGKSHLLDFTVGGVPVGEETATGEISQLNLDAPSTVTITARVAARLNETPNLEIKNRSLDQQPYWDIERARIAESQKVPIELIVNGQAVETQEIVADGEIVPVQFETSIDRSSWVALRIFPSSHTNPVFVIVDGKPIRASRRSAQWCLDAVEVCWNQKVDRIREEEREAARKAYNVASRTYQKILEESDVD